A window of Deltaproteobacteria bacterium contains these coding sequences:
- a CDS encoding ribulose-phosphate 3-epimerase: MKIQIAPSILSADFGRLAEEVRSVETAGADVIHVDVMDGHFVPNITIGPMIVKALRSVTRLPLDVHLMIEFPDRYIDVFAQAGASWLTVHVETCTHLHRTIHAIKAHGIKAGAVLNPATPPSILEYVLTDLDLVLVMSVNPGFGGQHFIPSSLDKIRRLRKLLAGLDHYVPIEVDGGVNSQTIEAVVSAGADICVAGSAVFSSSDYAATIKKLKELGQKGLNGRGGPIL; encoded by the coding sequence ATGAAGATACAGATCGCACCATCGATATTGTCCGCGGATTTTGGCCGACTGGCTGAAGAAGTCCGGTCAGTAGAGACGGCCGGGGCCGACGTGATTCATGTGGACGTCATGGACGGTCATTTTGTCCCCAACATTACCATAGGGCCAATGATAGTAAAGGCCTTACGTTCGGTTACCAGGTTGCCTCTGGATGTGCATCTTATGATCGAATTTCCTGATCGCTACATAGACGTCTTTGCCCAGGCCGGCGCCTCCTGGCTTACTGTGCATGTTGAGACATGTACACACCTTCACAGGACCATCCATGCCATAAAGGCCCATGGGATCAAGGCAGGTGCCGTGCTGAATCCTGCGACACCGCCATCGATCCTTGAATACGTTTTGACAGACCTGGACCTGGTACTTGTGATGAGTGTAAATCCGGGTTTTGGCGGCCAGCATTTTATTCCCTCGTCCCTTGATAAGATCAGGCGTCTGCGAAAACTTCTGGCAGGCCTGGATCACTATGTGCCTATTGAAGTGGACGGCGGTGTAAATTCGCAGACCATAGAGGCTGTCGTATCAGCGGGTGCCGATATATGTGTGGCCGGATCGGCGGTTTTCAGTTCCAGCGACTATGCGGCAACTATAAAAAAATTAAAAGAGCTTGGACAAAAAGGGCTCAACGGGCGCGGTGGACCCATTCTGTGA
- a CDS encoding pyridoxal phosphate-dependent aminotransferase, which translates to MIRSSASTVARKMLDFMESASWIRKMFEEGASLRAKFGADKICDFSLGNPDLPPHRSFQRVLETVAADRSPGVHSYMPNAGLTDVRSRMAVQASRDHQIKLSAEEIIMTCGAAGGLNIIFKSLLNPDDEIIVSKPYFVEYGFYVDNHGGRLVPVESRPDFSLDIKAIEDAINNKTKAVLLNSPNNPSGVIYGRTELEVLAKLLKRASDYFSHPIFLISDEPYRRLVFNGYAVPPILRFYPNSIVITSFSKDLSIPGERIGYVAVHPEASHKTALLDALTLANRILGFVNAPALMQRVVGEALDHITDIKVYQRRRDRLAEILREAGYTFIVPQGAFYFFPRAPIPDDTEFVRILQKECILTVPGTGFGSPGHFRIAFCVDDEVIERSRKGFIGAMERVGI; encoded by the coding sequence ATGATCCGGTCATCCGCCAGCACCGTGGCCCGGAAGATGTTGGACTTCATGGAAAGCGCCTCCTGGATCCGGAAGATGTTCGAGGAAGGTGCCAGCCTCAGGGCCAAGTTCGGCGCTGACAAGATATGCGACTTCAGTCTCGGCAATCCTGACCTTCCTCCACACAGGTCTTTTCAAAGAGTACTTGAGACCGTTGCGGCTGACCGGTCTCCGGGCGTCCATTCGTATATGCCGAACGCGGGGCTTACCGATGTAAGGTCAAGGATGGCCGTACAGGCAAGCAGAGACCATCAAATAAAATTAAGCGCAGAAGAAATTATTATGACCTGTGGTGCGGCGGGGGGGCTCAATATCATTTTTAAGTCCCTTTTGAACCCGGATGATGAGATAATCGTATCAAAACCATACTTTGTAGAATACGGTTTTTATGTTGACAATCACGGCGGCAGGTTGGTCCCTGTGGAGTCAAGGCCTGATTTTTCCCTGGACATAAAGGCCATAGAAGACGCCATAAATAATAAAACCAAGGCGGTGTTGTTAAACTCCCCCAATAACCCGTCCGGGGTAATCTACGGCAGGACGGAGCTTGAGGTCCTGGCAAAGTTGCTCAAGCGAGCAAGTGACTATTTCAGCCACCCCATATTTTTGATCTCGGATGAACCATATCGCAGGCTGGTGTTCAACGGCTACGCTGTGCCTCCGATCCTCAGGTTTTACCCGAACAGCATAGTAATCACGTCTTTTTCCAAGGATCTCTCCATTCCTGGTGAACGTATAGGCTATGTTGCAGTCCACCCTGAGGCGTCCCACAAGACAGCCCTCCTGGATGCCCTTACCCTGGCAAACCGTATTCTGGGCTTTGTTAACGCACCCGCCCTGATGCAGAGAGTAGTGGGAGAAGCGCTCGATCACATCACAGACATCAAGGTATATCAAAGGCGCAGAGACCGCCTGGCAGAGATCTTAAGAGAGGCCGGCTACACATTTATTGTGCCCCAGGGCGCCTTTTATTTCTTCCCCCGCGCCCCTATTCCCGACGACACGGAGTTTGTCCGCATACTGCAGAAAGAATGCATACTGACAGTACCAGGCACGGGCTTTGGTTCACCCGGGCACTTTCGCATAGCCTTCTGCGTGGACGACGAGGTAATTGAACGGTCAAGGAAAGGGTTTATAGGGGCGATGGAGAGGGTGGGGATTTAG
- a CDS encoding two-component system sensor histidine kinase/response regulator: MIFASDSFLTRDIRGSEQKLSNKEHAGQVMSEFSATSYEKGGDDVSCGMNLPRSRGNFRPLLDLAVKLNSAFLMANDLDEILQAVLVGVTAGEGLGFNRAFLFQLDTEKGYMEGKLAIGPASCEDARRIWEEISEKRLSLFEILDDVKGTFYDMSHPLNQLVRRIKVLLSAKDHVMVRAVTEKSAFWVGGKSRNGSVAPEDLVEMLGTAEFAVAPLFDQEEAYGVILADNFVTGRPIDQVDVDALQLFAGLASIAVGKTRMCEMLEERVRALRILNDEVERNKDQLVEAERCAALGKMSDQLLHEIRNPLAIIGGMAKILERKLKDSELTDYAKTMVRESGRVEKILTVLFDFAKVPELNPEPVRLCDLIKASLALLHSELDRHDIKLNVDFPDLEPVLYLDRIHIQQAFLNILKNAVEAMPEGGMLTVSVSRPEKRSVDIQITDTGLGMAKGHLNRAYEPFFTTKTQGLGLGLSLAKRAIELHGGFMCLAGNRLGGTDVSISLPGMSA; encoded by the coding sequence ATGATATTTGCATCAGATAGTTTTTTGACCAGAGATATCAGGGGCAGCGAACAAAAGCTTTCTAATAAAGAACACGCAGGGCAGGTAATGAGCGAGTTTTCAGCAACATCTTACGAAAAAGGCGGGGATGATGTCTCTTGCGGCATGAATTTGCCCAGGAGTCGCGGCAATTTCCGGCCCCTGTTGGATCTGGCAGTAAAGCTTAACTCCGCCTTTCTGATGGCAAACGACCTTGATGAAATCCTTCAGGCCGTATTGGTTGGAGTGACTGCGGGAGAAGGCCTGGGTTTTAACAGGGCATTTCTATTTCAGTTGGATACTGAAAAAGGGTATATGGAGGGCAAGCTGGCAATTGGCCCGGCAAGCTGTGAAGATGCCAGACGGATATGGGAGGAGATATCTGAAAAGCGCCTTTCCCTTTTTGAGATTCTGGATGATGTTAAAGGCACGTTTTATGACATGTCCCATCCACTTAATCAACTTGTAAGACGGATAAAGGTCCTGCTTTCAGCAAAAGATCACGTTATGGTAAGGGCCGTGACCGAGAAAAGCGCATTCTGGGTTGGAGGCAAAAGCAGGAACGGTTCCGTTGCTCCTGAGGATCTTGTGGAGATGCTTGGCACTGCTGAGTTTGCCGTTGCTCCGCTTTTTGATCAAGAAGAGGCCTACGGAGTGATACTCGCTGACAATTTTGTTACCGGACGGCCCATAGACCAGGTAGATGTTGACGCTCTCCAGCTCTTTGCAGGTCTTGCTTCCATAGCAGTAGGCAAAACACGCATGTGTGAGATGCTGGAGGAGAGGGTCCGGGCGCTGAGGATCCTGAATGACGAGGTGGAGCGGAACAAGGACCAGTTGGTTGAGGCGGAAAGGTGTGCCGCCCTGGGTAAGATGTCTGACCAATTACTTCATGAGATACGAAATCCCCTTGCAATAATAGGGGGCATGGCCAAGATCCTTGAGAGAAAACTCAAGGATTCTGAATTAACTGATTATGCCAAGACCATGGTCAGAGAAAGCGGGCGTGTGGAAAAGATCCTGACAGTGCTTTTCGATTTTGCAAAGGTGCCCGAGCTGAATCCGGAGCCGGTAAGGCTTTGCGATCTGATAAAGGCCTCTCTTGCCCTTTTACACTCAGAATTGGACAGGCATGACATAAAATTGAATGTTGATTTTCCTGATCTTGAGCCGGTGCTTTATCTCGACCGCATACATATCCAGCAGGCCTTTTTAAATATACTGAAGAACGCCGTGGAGGCGATGCCGGAGGGCGGAATGCTGACAGTTTCAGTGTCCAGACCTGAAAAAAGAAGTGTTGATATCCAGATAACCGATACAGGACTCGGAATGGCAAAGGGACACCTGAACAGGGCATACGAGCCCTTCTTTACCACCAAGACTCAGGGGCTGGGCCTGGGTCTCAGCCTGGCAAAACGGGCAATTGAGCTGCACGGCGGGTTCATGTGTCTGGCAGGAAACAGGCTTGGAGGTACAGACGTAAGCATTAGCCTTCCTGGTATGAGTGCCTGA
- a CDS encoding transcription termination factor Rho: MSKITNTNKEKVLNLNDLKRKSINELYKTAKVLGIDSASGMRKQDLIFAVLKAQTTNNGIVYGDGVLEILQDGFGFLRSPDYNYLPGPDDIYVSPSQIRRFDLKTGDTVSGQIRPPKEGERYFALLKIESLNYDAPDAGFDKVIFDNLTPLYPNERFKLETDSDNYSARLMDLLTPIGKGQRGLIVAPPRTGKTMLLQNIANSISTNHPEVIMIVLLIDERPEEVTDMQRLVKAEVVSSTFDEPAQRHVQVSKMVIEKAKRLVEHKHDVVILLDSITRLARAYNTVVPPSGKILSGGVDSNALQKPKRFFGAARNIEEGGSLTIIATAIVDTGSRMDEVIFEEFKGTGNMEIHLDRKLTDKRIFPSIDINRSGTRKEELLLPEDVLNRIWILRKLLSPLNPVDSMEFLLDKMRGTKNNAEFLASMNR; the protein is encoded by the coding sequence ATGTCTAAAATAACTAATACGAATAAAGAAAAAGTATTAAATCTGAATGATTTAAAACGTAAAAGCATAAATGAGCTTTACAAGACGGCAAAAGTTCTGGGCATAGATTCTGCCAGCGGGATGCGCAAGCAGGACCTCATTTTTGCCGTACTTAAGGCCCAGACCACCAATAATGGAATTGTATACGGCGATGGTGTGCTGGAGATACTCCAGGATGGATTTGGTTTTCTTCGCAGCCCGGACTATAATTACCTGCCAGGTCCAGACGACATATATGTATCTCCGTCACAAATCAGACGTTTTGACTTAAAAACCGGCGATACCGTCTCCGGCCAGATCCGTCCTCCCAAGGAGGGGGAGCGATACTTTGCCTTATTAAAAATAGAATCCCTAAACTATGATGCCCCTGATGCAGGTTTTGACAAAGTAATTTTTGACAACCTCACTCCTCTCTATCCCAATGAGCGTTTCAAGTTGGAGACCGATTCAGACAACTATTCCGCAAGGTTAATGGATTTACTGACTCCGATCGGCAAGGGCCAAAGAGGACTTATAGTCGCACCTCCCCGAACCGGCAAGACAATGCTGCTCCAAAATATCGCCAACAGTATCTCCACAAATCATCCCGAGGTGATAATGATAGTCCTGCTCATAGATGAAAGGCCGGAGGAAGTTACAGACATGCAGCGCCTGGTAAAGGCCGAGGTTGTGAGCTCTACGTTCGATGAGCCGGCCCAGCGCCATGTTCAGGTCTCCAAGATGGTTATTGAGAAGGCCAAGCGCCTGGTGGAACATAAACACGACGTGGTGATACTTCTGGACAGTATTACAAGGCTCGCCAGGGCCTATAACACGGTAGTTCCTCCCAGCGGAAAGATACTCTCAGGAGGTGTGGACTCCAATGCACTTCAGAAGCCCAAGCGTTTCTTCGGGGCCGCCAGGAACATTGAGGAAGGGGGTAGCCTCACCATAATTGCCACTGCCATTGTGGATACAGGAAGTCGAATGGACGAGGTTATATTTGAAGAGTTTAAGGGTACTGGAAACATGGAGATACATTTAGACAGAAAACTGACTGACAAGCGGATTTTTCCCTCTATCGACATCAACCGTTCCGGCACCAGGAAAGAGGAATTACTGCTGCCTGAGGATGTATTGAATCGAATCTGGATATTGCGAAAGCTTCTGTCACCTTTAAATCCTGTAGACAGTATGGAATTCCTTCTGGACAAGATGCGGGGCACGAAGAACAACGCGGAATTCCTGGCATCCATGAACAGATGA